The nucleotide sequence AAGCGTATAGGCGGAGCGCAAATACCAGTCGCCGTCGGATGGTGTCGAGACGCCGCCCTTGTAGAGGCGGTAAGCATAGGCGCCGCCGATCACCGCCTGCTGTCCCTGGAACGTGTAATCCCCGGCCAGGCTGAAGACACCATTCGATGCACCACCGACGCTCACGATCTTGATACCGTCCGTCGTCTGGGCGCCGGCGCCGCCGACATTCATCACCTTGACGGTGCTGGTGCCGGAGGTGTCGCCGGTTACGACGAGCCGGTCCGTCGGAGAAGCATCGCCGCCAAGCGCGGTGTGAAGAGCAAGCACGCCGCCGTTGCCGATGTAATTGTCGACCGTGGCGGTGTGGTAGGTCGAGGCGTCGAGCGGGTTGGATGGCGCGGCATAGGCGACTGTTCCGGCATTGCTCAGCGTCGTGAGCGAGGAATTGCCGGTCACGCTCCAGCGGCTGGATGCATCGATCGTCATCGCCACCGGATCGATCGAACCGGAGAGGACCGAGCCGTTCGTCAAGTTGACGAGGCCGGTGCTGGAAGCATCCGACATGATATTGCCGTTCAGCGTCGCGCTGCTGGCTGTGAAGGTGACATTGCTGCCGTTGGTGAGCTGCAAAATATCGCCGTTGCTGGAACCGAGATTGGGTGCGCCGGAGATATTGATGTTCGCATTGCCGCCGTCGGCGAGAATGGCCGGCCCGGCACTGGATGTGAGTGCGCCGCCGGAGATATTGACCTGGCTCGCCGTACCGCCGCCCGCAAGCGTCAGAGCGACCATCCCCGAAACCGAGCCCCCCGCGACATTGACGGTGCTGCCGCCATTGACCGTCACCGCCCCTGCACCGCCAGCCGCTTGCGTGAACGTGCCGCCGGCATTCACCGTCACCTGATCGATAGTTCCTTGATTGACCAGCGTGCCGCCATCGATCGTGGTGCCGCCGGTATAGCTATTGTTCCCGGCCAGAACCAGCGTGCCAGCGTCGGTCTTGACGAGCTGGCTGGTGCCGGCAAGCTCCGATGCGATGGTGGAGGTAATGGCAGCTCCGGCGCTAGTGCCGTCGCCAACACGGATCGTTGTCGTGGGGCCGCCGACCAGCTCGATGGCGCCGCCCTGAATGACATAGCCGTCGGTCATGAACTGCATGCCCGAGGCGGTCACCTGACCATGGCTGTTGTCCACCGTCACCGTGCCGGTATTGCCGGCAAAGACGGCAAAGGCGGCTTGGCGGTAAGGGGCGTTGACGACGCCAGTGCTGTTGGTCCAGTTGTCGTTTTCGGTCGAGACTTGCCAAACCCCGTCGCCGCCATTGATGACCCCGCTGCCCCTCGCACCGGAGCCGCCATCCCAATAGTTCAGGGTCAGTCCGGCCGTATTGACCAGGTTGACCTGGTGGGCGATGGCGGTCTGGAGAAAGTAGTCCGTCGACGGGATCGATCCGAAAGAAAGACCGTTGTCGGTCAGCGTGCCCGCATAGTTGAACAGGCGGTAGGCACCGGGGCCGAATATGCCGCCTGACGGGACAGTCACATTGAGCGTGCCATCGAGTACTAGGTTGCCACCGACGGTCGTCACGTCGTTGAGGGAGTTACCGGGCGCATTCGCTTGGCCTAAGCTGTAGTTCAGGATCGAGCCGCCCGAGAGCGTCAGGTTGCCAGCGATGGAGAGCGTGCCGGGCGTGCCGTTCGCGGAACCGGGCGATAGCGTCGCCCCGTCGGCAATCGCAACATTGCCGCCGATCGTGCCGCTGCCGCCGAGCGTGGCGCCGTTTTGAACCGAGGTCAGGCCTGTCGCCTCGCCCTGGTTGCCGTTGACATAGAGGCTGCCAGCCGAGACGGTTGTGGTGCCGGCATAGCTGTTGGCGCCGGTCAGCGTCAGCGCCGCAGCCCCCGTCTTGGTGAAACCGCCGACGCCATCGATCGCGCCGTTAGCGGTCAGGTCGCCGATCGTCTCAAAGGTGCCGCTGCCGGCCCCGAGCGTGGCGCCACGCGCAAGCGCAAGGGTCGTCGTGTTGCGCAACGTGCCGCCATCGAGGATTAGGTTCCCCGACACGGCGCCGAGATTGGCGTCGCTTGTAAACTGCAGCGTACCCTGGTTGATGCGGGTGCCGCCGGTAAAGGTATTGTCGCCGGTCAGCACCAATGTGCCGAGATCGGTCTTGACGAGCTGCGAATTGCCCTGGAGGACGGATGCGATAGTCGCCGTATAGCTGGCGCCTGCCGACGTGCCATCGCCAACACGGATGATCGATTGCGGCCCGACAAGGGTGACGCTGTCGCCCTGTACTGTGTAGCCGTTGGTTGCGAACTGCATGCCGGCGGCCTGCACCTGGCCGTTGGTATTGTCGACCTGGACCGTGCCTGCCGTGCCGGCGAAGATGGCGAAGCTGCCATTGGAGAACCGTGCGTTCAGATGCCCTGTGTCATCGGTCCAGTTGTCGTCGCCGGCGGCCCGCCATGTGCCGTTGCCGCCGTTGACAAGATCGTTGGATTTGGGACCGGCATCCCCGTCCCAGTAATTGAGAGTCAGGCCGGCGATGTTGACTAGATTGATCTGGTTTGCGACCGAGGTCTGCACAATATAGTTGGGTGAGTTGTCGGCCAGCCCGAGATTGGTCAACGTGCCGTCATAGCTGATGACGCGGTAGATGCCCGGCCCGAAATTGCCTCCTGGTGTCTCCGATACATTCAAGAGGCCGCCAAGGGTCAGATTGCCGTGCACAAGGGTCAGGTCGTTGTAGGGTCCGCCGACCATGCCTGCCTGCCCGAAATTGTAGTTCAGTGTCGAGTTGGCGGCAAGGGTGAGATTGCCGTTGATCGTCAATGTGCTGGGCGTCGAACCGACATTGCCCGGATTGAGAGCGCCGTTGTCGAGCACACTGACATTACCGCCGATCGTGCCTATGCCGCCAATCGTGCCGCCGGCCTCCACCGTGGTCGCCCCGGTTGCCGCAGACTGATCGCCGTTGACGATGAGCGTGCCTGTATGCACATTCGTCGCGCCGGCATAGCTGTTGTTGGCGGTCAGGATCGTTACACCGCTGCCGCTCTGATCGAGGCCGCCGGTGCCGGAGATGAGCCCGCCAAAGCTGTAGGTGTCGTTGCGGTTGAAGGTGAGCGTGCCGTTATCGACGACATTGCCGGTAATCGAGCCGCTCGCACCGCCATTGCCGAGCTGCAAGGTGCCTGCTGCGATCGTCGTGCCGCCGGCATAGTTATTGTCGGCGGCAAGCACGAGTGTGCCAGTGCCGCTCTTGGTAAGAGCCCCTGTCCCGCCAATGGCACTGCGGAGCGTCAGCGTCGTCAGATTGTCGGTGTCGAAGATGCCGCCGCCGGCACTGAGCGTTGCTGCGCGCGCCGAGGTGAACGACCCAGTCGTGTGCAGGGCGCCGCCATTGAAAGTGAGCGCGCCGGCCGCATCGCCGAGATTGGCGTCGGACGCTACCTGGACTGTGCCGCCATTGATGACGGTGCCGCCTTGGTAGCTGTTGGCACCATTAAGAACCAGCGTGCCGCTGCCTGTCTTGGTGAGCGTACCGGCGCCGCCGACCGAGCCGCCGAGGCTGATGGTATCCAGCGCATCGAACGTGCCGCCGCCCGTGTTGAGCGTGACCGTTCGGTTCGAGACGACAGATGCCGTATTGGTGAGTGTGGCACCGTCCAGGCTGAGCGGACCGTTTGCAGCACCGAGGTTGGCATCGGAGGATATTTGCAGCGTGCCGCCATTGATGGCGGTGCCGCCGGTATAGCTGTTGCTTCCAGACAGAACCAATGTGCCGAGATCGCTCTTCACGAGTTCGCTGCTGCCTGTGAGATTGGAGGCGATCGTCGCGGCAAAGGCGGCACCTGCCGTCGAGCCGTCGCCGACGCGGATGGTTGACTGCGGCCCAACCAGCTCGACATCGCCGCCCTGGATTGCGTAGCCATTCGTGGCGAACTGCATGCCGGCTGCCTGCACCTGGCCGTTGGTGTTGTCGACCGTTACAGTGCCTGGAGCCCCCTGGAAGATGGCGAAGCTGCCATTGGCGAAGGGAGCGGCGAAGAGGCCGGTACCATCCGTCCAGTTCTGGTCGCCCGCGGCCCGCCAGGTGCCATTGCCGCCATCGATGACGCTATTGGAATGCGGACCGACGTCGCCGTCCCAATAGCTGAGCGTCAGTCCCGTCGAGTTGACGAGGTTCACCTGGTTTGCCACCGCCGTCTGCACGAAATAGTTCGGATCGGTGATATCGAGGCCGTTGTTGGTGAGCGTGCCGCCATAGTTGAAGATGCGGTAGACGCCTGGGCCGAAGGTGCCGCCAGCTGTCTGTGTGACATTGAGCGTGCCGTCGAGGGTCAGATTGCCGCCCACGGTGATCAGGTCGTTGAGCGAACCACCGGAGGCGTTCGCCTGGCCGAAATTGACGTTGATGTTCGAGGCACTGTTGAGCGCCAGCGCACCATTGATGGTCAAGGTGCCGGGGGCATTGCCGGCAGCACCAGGGGAAAGCGTGCCGCCACCGGTCACTGTAACGTCGCCGCCGATGGTTCCAATACCCCCGAGGGTGGCACCGCTCGCAACCGTGGTAAGCCCCGTCGCCGCCGACTGGTCGCCGTTGACGAGCAAGGTGCCGGCATTGACGTTGGTCGCGCCACTGTAACTGTTGATGCCGGACAGTGTCGTAATCCCGCTGCCGAGGTTACTCACCGTGCCAGTGCCGGAGATCGCGCCGGCAAAAGAATAGGCGTCCGATCGGTCGAATGCGAGCGTACCGTTGTTCGTCACATCGCCACTGATCGAGCCCGACACGCCGCCGTTGCCGAGCTGCAGCGTGCCCGCAGAGATCGTTGTCCCGCCGGTATAGCCGTTGTTCGCTGTCAGGACAGTCGTGCCGGAGCCGATCTGATTGACCGCGCCACTGCCGGAGATCAATCCGGCGAAGGTGTAGGTGTCCGATCGGTCGAATGCGAGCGTGCCGTTGTTGGTTACATCGCCGATGATCGAGCCCGACACGCCGCCGTTGCCGAGCTGCAGCGTGCCCGCAGAGATCGTTGTCCCGCCGGTATAGCCGTTATTGGCCGTAAGGACAGTCGTGCCGGAGCCGATCTGATTGACCGCGCCACTGCCGGAAATTAGTCCGGCGAAGGTAGAAGTGTCCGAACGATCGAACACGAGCGTGCCGTTGTTGGTTACATCGCCGATGATCGAGCCCGACACGCCGCCATTGCCGAGCTGCAGCGTGCCCGCGGAGATCGTCGTCCCGCCGGTATAGCCGTTATTGGCCGTAAGGACAGTCGTGCCGGAGCCGATCTGATTGACCGCGCCACTGCCGGAAATTAGTCCGGCGAAGGTGGAAGTGTCCGAACGATCGAACACGAGCGTGCCGTTGTTGGTTACATCGCCGATGATCGAGCCCGACACGCCGCCGTTGCCGAGCTGCAGCGTGCCCGCAGAGATCGTTGTCCCGCCGGTATAGCCGTTGTTCGCTGTCAGGACAGTCGTGCCGGAGCCGATTTGGCTGACCGAGCCGCTGCCGGAGATCAATCCGGCGAAGGTGTAGGTGTCCGATCGGTCGAAGGCGAGTATGCCATTGTTGGTCACATCGCCACTGATCGAGCCCGACGTGCCTCCGTTGCCGAGCTGCAGGGTGCCCGACGCGATCGTCGTGTCGCCGGTGTAGCTGTTGTTGGCCGTCAGGACGGTGGTGCCGGAGCCGATCTGATTGACCGCGCCGCTGCCGGAAATCAGCCCGCCGAAGGTCGAGGTATCGGAGCGGTCGAAGACGAGCGTGCCGTTGTTCGTCACGTCGCCGGTGATCGCGCCGGACGTACCGCCGTTGCCGAGCTGCAGCGTGCCCGCCGAAATCGTCGTACCGCCGGTGTAGCTGTTGTTGGCCGTCAGGACGGTGGTGCCGGAGCCGATCTGATTGACCCCGCCGCTGCCGGAAATCAGTCCGGCGAAGTTAGAGGTATCGGATCGGTCGAAGGCGAGCGTGCCGTTGTTGGTCACATCGCCGCTGATCGAGCCGGACGCGCCGCCATTGCCGAGCTGCAGCGTGCCAGCCGAGATCGTCGTACCGCCGGTGTAGCCATTGTCTGACGTCAGGATCGTCGTGCCGGAGCCGATCTGGTTGACCGCGCCACTGCCGGAAATCAGTCCGGCGAAGGTGTAGGTGTCCGATCGGTCGAAGGCCAGCGTGCCGTTGTTTGACACGTCCCCCGTGATGCTGCCCGACGTGCTTGCGCTGCCGAGCTGCAGCGTGCCGGCCGAAATCGTGGTGCCGCCCGCGTAGCTGTTGTTGCCGGTGAACACCGCCGTGCCGGTGCCTATCTTGGTGAGCGCGCCCGTGCCGCTGAACGGCGACGCAGCGGTGACATTGAAGGCGCCGGTATCGAGCGTGAGCCCGCCAGCAGCGATGTTGAGGCCGGTGCCGGTAAAGCCGCTGATGAAGGCCGGGCTTTGGCCGCTGGCGGTGGCGCGCAGCGTGGCGCCGTCGAAATTGGCCTGCACCGTTCCTGGACCGGCTGTCAGCTGCCCCGTGGAAAGGGTGCTGCCCCCAGATAGGTTGAGCGTGGCCGTTGAGGCCGCCACGGCGGTCATTGTCACCGTATTGGCAGTCGCAGCCGCTCCGTTGGAAACCGTCAACGTACCCTGGCCATAGGCACCGATGTTGAGTGCCGCGCTGGTGTTCAACTGGGAGCCCGCGCCGGAGACGGTCACCGTGCCGGTTCCCGCTCCACTCAGGTTGTTGCCAGCGATCGTGATAATGCCGGTGGCGGTCACCAATGCGCCGTTTGTCACGTTGAGCGTACCGCTGCCGGTTCCTGAATTGCCCTGGCCCCTGCCGACCGTCAAAAATCCACCCACATTCCAGCTGGATCCTGCACCGGAAATATTGGCGGTGCTGGTGGTGAACGATCCGAACATGAATGTGTCGCCCGAGGTCAGCGTCCCGCCCCCCGTGACATTCAGCGTCCCCGTGGCCGCGCTACCGGCCCCACCGAAATTCAAGGTTCCCAGACTGACGCTTGCACCATTGGCGATGTTCAGCGTACCTGTACTGCCATTGTTGAAACCGATTCGAGTTTGGGCAGAACTCGACCAGGACGATCCAGCGCCTGTGACCGTGACGGTCCCGTTTCCGGCTTGGCCAATGTAGTTCGTGCCCGTCGTGACGCTGGACGACAGCATGCTCCCGTTCTGAATCGTCAGCACGCTCGTGCCTGTCGTCGTGCCCATCTGCAAGTTGCCGATCGTCGAACTCGCCGCGCCGGACACACCCAGCACCGCAGGATTGGGCGAGTTCGTGTTGATCGTCACCGTGCCGGTGCCGTTCGGGGCCGTGCCCGTCGACCAGTTGCTGCCGACCGTCCAATCAGTACTCGTCGTGCCCTTCCAGACCTGCGCACCGGCCGGGGCCGGCCAGCCGCACGCGACCATCGTACCGAGACTGACACCGGCCAACAGCGCGTGAGATCGGCGCTTCCAGTCTCTGCCTTTGCCGCGCCCAACTGAAGAAAACA is from Rhizobium sp. CB3090 and encodes:
- a CDS encoding autotransporter-associated beta strand repeat-containing protein, with amino-acid sequence MSSIAIAVAQRAKIKSRSRRFSTVFSSVGRGKGRDWKRRSHALLAGVSLGTMVACGWPAPAGAQVWKGTTSTDWTVGSNWSTGTAPNGTGTVTINTNSPNPAVLGVSGAASSTIGNLQMGTTTGTSVLTIQNGSMLSSSVTTGTNYIGQAGNGTVTVTGAGSSWSSSAQTRIGFNNGSTGTLNIANGASVSLGTLNFGGAGSAATGTLNVTGGGTLTSGDTFMFGSFTTSTANISGAGSSWNVGGFLTVGRGQGNSGTGSGTLNVTNGALVTATGIITIAGNNLSGAGTGTVTVSGAGSQLNTSAALNIGAYGQGTLTVSNGAAATANTVTMTAVAASTATLNLSGGSTLSTGQLTAGPGTVQANFDGATLRATASGQSPAFISGFTGTGLNIAAGGLTLDTGAFNVTAASPFSGTGALTKIGTGTAVFTGNNSYAGGTTISAGTLQLGSASTSGSITGDVSNNGTLAFDRSDTYTFAGLISGSGAVNQIGSGTTILTSDNGYTGGTTISAGTLQLGNGGASGSISGDVTNNGTLAFDRSDTSNFAGLISGSGGVNQIGSGTTVLTANNSYTGGTTISAGTLQLGNGGTSGAITGDVTNNGTLVFDRSDTSTFGGLISGSGAVNQIGSGTTVLTANNSYTGDTTIASGTLQLGNGGTSGSISGDVTNNGILAFDRSDTYTFAGLISGSGSVSQIGSGTTVLTANNGYTGGTTISAGTLQLGNGGVSGSIIGDVTNNGTLVFDRSDTSTFAGLISGSGAVNQIGSGTTVLTANNGYTGGTTISAGTLQLGNGGVSGSIIGDVTNNGTLVFDRSDTSTFAGLISGSGAVNQIGSGTTVLTANNGYTGGTTISAGTLQLGNGGVSGSIIGDVTNNGTLAFDRSDTYTFAGLISGSGAVNQIGSGTTVLTANNGYTGGTTISAGTLQLGNGGVSGSISGDVTNNGTLAFDRSDAYSFAGAISGTGTVSNLGSGITTLSGINSYSGATNVNAGTLLVNGDQSAATGLTTVASGATLGGIGTIGGDVTVTGGGTLSPGAAGNAPGTLTINGALALNSASNINVNFGQANASGGSLNDLITVGGNLTLDGTLNVTQTAGGTFGPGVYRIFNYGGTLTNNGLDITDPNYFVQTAVANQVNLVNSTGLTLSYWDGDVGPHSNSVIDGGNGTWRAAGDQNWTDGTGLFAAPFANGSFAIFQGAPGTVTVDNTNGQVQAAGMQFATNGYAIQGGDVELVGPQSTIRVGDGSTAGAAFAATIASNLTGSSELVKSDLGTLVLSGSNSYTGGTAINGGTLQISSDANLGAANGPLSLDGATLTNTASVVSNRTVTLNTGGGTFDALDTISLGGSVGGAGTLTKTGSGTLVLNGANSYQGGTVINGGTVQVASDANLGDAAGALTFNGGALHTTGSFTSARAATLSAGGGIFDTDNLTTLTLRSAIGGTGALTKSGTGTLVLAADNNYAGGTTIAAGTLQLGNGGASGSITGNVVDNGTLTFNRNDTYSFGGLISGTGGLDQSGSGVTILTANNSYAGATNVHTGTLIVNGDQSAATGATTVEAGGTIGGIGTIGGNVSVLDNGALNPGNVGSTPSTLTINGNLTLAANSTLNYNFGQAGMVGGPYNDLTLVHGNLTLGGLLNVSETPGGNFGPGIYRVISYDGTLTNLGLADNSPNYIVQTSVANQINLVNIAGLTLNYWDGDAGPKSNDLVNGGNGTWRAAGDDNWTDDTGHLNARFSNGSFAIFAGTAGTVQVDNTNGQVQAAGMQFATNGYTVQGDSVTLVGPQSIIRVGDGTSAGASYTATIASVLQGNSQLVKTDLGTLVLTGDNTFTGGTRINQGTLQFTSDANLGAVSGNLILDGGTLRNTTTLALARGATLGAGSGTFETIGDLTANGAIDGVGGFTKTGAAALTLTGANSYAGTTTVSAGSLYVNGNQGEATGLTSVQNGATLGGSGTIGGNVAIADGATLSPGSANGTPGTLSIAGNLTLSGGSILNYSLGQANAPGNSLNDVTTVGGNLVLDGTLNVTVPSGGIFGPGAYRLFNYAGTLTDNGLSFGSIPSTDYFLQTAIAHQVNLVNTAGLTLNYWDGGSGARGSGVINGGDGVWQVSTENDNWTNSTGVVNAPYRQAAFAVFAGNTGTVTVDNSHGQVTASGMQFMTDGYVIQGGAIELVGGPTTTIRVGDGTSAGAAITSTIASELAGTSQLVKTDAGTLVLAGNNSYTGGTTIDGGTLVNQGTIDQVTVNAGGTFTQAAGGAGAVTVNGGSTVNVAGGSVSGMVALTLAGGGTASQVNISGGALTSSAGPAILADGGNANINISGAPNLGSSNGDILQLTNGSNVTFTASSATLNGNIMSDASSTGLVNLTNGSVLSGSIDPVAMTIDASSRWSVTGNSSLTTLSNAGTVAYAAPSNPLDASTYHTATVDNYIGNGGVLALHTALGGDASPTDRLVVTGDTSGTSTVKVMNVGGAGAQTTDGIKIVSVGGASNGVFSLAGDYTFQGQQAVIGGAYAYRLYKGGVSTPSDGDWYLRSAYTLPAAPTDPVPAPQPLYAPGVPLYEAYAGVLQSFNELDTLQQRIGNRSWGNGEAMAQGTDILDQTPAGGKAIWARIEAAHSKFDPERSTTGADYTATTWKFEAGLDGLFYDSEAGALTGALSLHYGTVSSNVSSIFGTGSIDANGYGLGGSLTWYGNSGFYADAQAQATWYDTDLASATLGRKLTEGNNGFGYALSIETGQKFSLHDNWSLTPQAQLSYSSVRFDDFTDPYGARVSLDDGQSLISRIGLSADYESGWKNAAGQINRSHVYGIANLYYDFLDGSNVNVSGASLASKNQPLWGGVGLGGSLNLGGRTTVYGEAFARTSLADFGDSNAAGAKVGFKVSW